CTAGTCTTGAAAAAGCCACTAGatagagaggaagaggaagagatgATCTTCTTTCTCATTGCTGTAGATGGGGGCTCTCCTCCCAGAAGTGGGTCAACAGAAGTGAAAATTGTCATTCTAGATGTAAATGACAATGCTCCCAAATTCACACAGGAGGTGTACATTGGAAAGGTTTTGGAGAACATGCCAGAAGGCTCTGTGGTTCTGACTGTGCTGGCAACTGATCCAGATGCAGGAGTCAATGGGGACATCTCCTATACATTCAGCCAGGGAGTGGGACAGAGTGAGTCAGCATTCGTGATTGATCCCAAAACTGGGGAAATTAAACTCACAAAACCTCTGGACTTCGAGGCAGCAGAGCATCATGAACTCCGTGTGACAGCCACAGATGGAGGGGGCCTCTCAGCCATCTGCAAAGTGTTGGTGGAGGTGGTGGATGTGAATGACAATgccccagagctggtggtcAGTTCCTTCAGCAGTCCCCTCCCCGAGAACACAGTGCCCGGCACGGTGGTTGCCCTGTTTACGGTCAGGGACCGGGACTCTGGTGCCAACGGGAAGATCTCCTGTGGCCTGCAGGATCAGCTCTTCTTCTCCCTGCGGCCGGCCTATAAGAATTACTATGAGCTGGTGACAGTGAGCGCGCTGGACCGCGAGGAGACGCCTCAGTACGTCCTGAGTGTCACGGCAGCAGATGCGGGCTCGCCTCCTCTCAGCACCACGCAGACCTTCACCGTGGACATCTCCGACGTCAACGACAACGCCCCCGTCTTCAACCAGACCTCCTACACCATGTACGTGCGGGAGAACAACGTCCCCACGGTGTTTGTTGGGGCCGTGAGCGCTGCAGATGCTGACGTGGGGCTCAATGCCAAGGTGACCTattccctggcagcagagcaagggCCAGAGCGGCCCTGGTGCTCCTGCATCTCGGTGAACTCGGAGACGGGACACGTGTTTGTGCTGCGGCCCCTGGACTACGAGCACTTGAGGCAGACCGAGGTGACGGTCAGTGCCTCTGACGCGGGCTCTCCTCCCCTCCGAGCCAACGTCAGCGTCCGCCTTGTGGTGCTGGACGAGAACGACAACGCCCCGCTCGTGCTCTACCCGGCCCCCGAGAGCAGCCCGGCCTCCAGTGAGTTGGTGCCCGTGTCGGCTGAGGCGGGCTACCTCATCAGCAAAGTGGTGGCCGTCGATGCCGACTCGGGACAGAACTCCTGGCTCTCCTACCACCTGCTGAGGGCCACCGACCCAGGCCTGTTTTCCGTGGGCCTCCAAAGCGGCGAGGTGCGTCTCAGGAGGCCGGTGACAGAGAGAGACAGCGTCAAGCAGAAGCTCCTTGTGCTGGTCAGAGACAACGGCAAGCCCCCGCTCTCAGCCACGGCAGCTCTCAGCGCTCTCCTGCTCAAGGACTTCTCCGACGTGCGCCTCCCGCACAGCAGCCCGGCCACCGACGATCAGGCCGCCTCCCTCACCACCTATTTAATCATTGCCTTGGTCTTtgtctccctcctcttcctcatctccACCGCAGCGCTGGTGGCTCgcaggctgtgcaggaggaaggagctgaaggCTGGCCACGTGCTCTATGCTGCCGACACCTTGCAGAGCGGCCTGGCCGATGCAGCCGCTGCTGCAGGGACCCTGCCCCGCCCCTATTGCTACGAGATCAGCCTCACCACGGGCTCGGGCAACAGCGAGTTCAGATTCCTCAAGCccatcctgcccagcctgcccccaCAGCACTGCGCCGtgggccagggcccccatgAGGAACAGGATTTCCCCGCTGGCCCTGTCAGCAGCGAGGACATGGCCCCAGACAATGCTGGCACTCTTTCTGCAGCACAGTTCAATGCTCTTTCCTTTGACTAGATGGGCTCTGCACAGACTGAGGCTTCATGGGTCTTGGGAGGAAGATATCCAGGCTGCAGCATGTGGCAATGGTTCCGCTATAGaaatttgtattttgtattGGTTTTACCTGCTTCCTGCAAATTCTCTTTGAAATCAATGTCTGCCACTCCAGAAAACAATGGAGGAAATAAAAGAACCCAAGGTGCTCTCACTTAGTGTGTAATACGTTTCACCTTTTCTGAAAGGCTTTATGTATGTGTTTAGCCCTCAGTCTATGATTTGGTTTCTCCTGCTTTCTGACTAGACAGAGGATCTTTTTATTCTGATCTTCAAGACAATACAACTGTTAGCCAAACTAATCATATcctcactgaaatgcaaaaaagaTTTTCTCAGCTCTGGAAAGCAAGGAAGCTTTTACTACTGAGTCACAAGGCCACGTGAGAACTAGGCgattttttccctgcattttggaTGCCTCTTTCTGAGACTTGAGCTCTGTGTGCGGACATTGAACATCTGCAGTGGCTTCATACTTGCTGCCTGGTGAAGCAGGGGGTTTCTCGCACCCAGCCATTACAACAGGCAATGCCAGCTCAGTAGGGAAGGAGGTGCTTTGGACCCTTTCACAACAGCACTCTCATCATCCTTATCTAGCCAGAGTAGAGCTGTAAAATGCACAACGAAATTTTCCTTTGGCTTACCAGAAGGGCTTGGGTGTTCTGTCACCTCAGAATTGGCTTGGAAACACAGGAGCACAAACACTGCAAACTTCTGCAGGTAGACTGCAGCTGTACAGAGCTGTAGAAACATTTTCATTGTCATTGAATgcattgaaggaaaaaaatctacataTAGTACAACAAAATTTTTGTAAGATAGAGTCaagaagagattaaaaaaaaagatattgaGTTTAGTCTTTAATTGTTGTTCCTGAATCCCAAGGCTTCTTCATGGCACCAGGAAGCTGTTCCCACatgattttctgtgtttgtgtcaGAGCATTTGCATGCGCGCACTTTCTCCTCTGAAATGTAATGAGCACTATACTGAGCCTGCTGATCTAGAGAAGGACTGCCACCTCATCAAGAGGAACTGCTTGTTTGAATGATGTCTGTGATGCATGAATTAAGGAGAAAGCCTCCCTCAAGCTGTGATGTGCTGACCTTATACAGTTTAACATTGTAAATTGGTATAACTCTGGGATGAGAAATTGAAAAATGTGTTAGACTGAAATAAAGTGAACCCCCTTTTGTGGAGACAGAAGTCTTTGCAGACACGTTATTTCTGGTAAAGCCCTTTCAGGACTTTTTGGAATTGTGCAACTTACCTTCTCACTGTGTCCCCTTGTCAGCAGGAATGTTGGGTGGGGAGAGCTCCTGAGCATGGAGATGCAGCCGGGAGTGTTCATTGGGAGGCCGATGCTGTCACCCTCGTCCTCTCACTGTGCTGTTTCTCCTGCTGAGGGATGAGGCTCTGTGCTTCTGGGTTGAGCCTGGTCTTTGGGCTGCCCTGGTTAAGGCGGCGTtgcggtgccggccccgggtTTCTCGCTGCCTTCGGGATcgcgggccgggccgagcgGCAGCGCGGGCTGCGGACGGCGGCGGCTGCAGTCCCAGCGCACACCGCTGGGTGGTGCCCTCGGCCAAGGCGGCGCCGAGCGGCTGCGGCAGCGGAGGCGGCCGAGCCCGGAGCGCCACAGCCCGAgcgagctcagcccagcccagcccagctcagctccgcTCAGCTCAGTTCAGCTTAGACCAGCCGAGCGCAGCCGGGAGGAGGTGGCAGCGGCTGCGGCAGCGAGCGCTGCCCCGTGTCACCCGCTGCCGGCACACCCCGGCTGCCTTACGGGCCGCCGGCCGCAATCTCAGACAGCGAGGCAAGGCGCCCGCCCCGCACTTCGCTGCTCTCCGCCCGGAATCGCCCGGGACACCCGCCACGACACCGACTCCGACACCGACACCGACACCGACACCTACTCCGACACCGGTCGctcgcgccgccgccgccgccgcgccatGGCGCTCGCAAGGCAAgtgctttgtgtgtgtgctttgctGGGGCTGCCGCTCGCTCGCGCCGAGCCCATCCGCTACTCCGTAGCCGAGGAGGCGGAAAGCGGCTCCCTGGTGGGCGAGCTGGCGGAGGACGCGGGGCTGACGCCGGCGCAGCTCTCGGCTCGCCGCGCCCGCCTGGTCTCGGAGGACGGCCGGCAGCATTTTCGCTTCGAGCGCGCCTCCGGCCGCCTCGTCGTGGCGGGGAGGCTCGACCGGGAGGAGCTGTGCGCCCAGTCCCACACCTGCATGCTCCCCTtcgagctgctgctctccaaccCCCTGCAGTTCTTTCGGGTCGAGGTCACTCTCCAGGATATCAATGACCATTCACCAGTTTTCCGAGAAGATCGAGTCAGTTTTAAGATCCTGGAAACGAGCGAGCCAGGATCACATTTCGCACTGGAGGTGGCTCGGGACCTCGACACTGGCAGAAACACAATCCAGGAGTACAGCATTGTTCCCGTGAACGAGTATTTCAGTGTCTCCCATGGAAGCCGGGCTAATGGTGACAAATATCTTGAACTTGTATTGGAAAAGCCACTAGacagagaggagcaggcagagatgaGTTTCAGTATTATTGCTGTGGATGGGGGCTCTCCTCCCAGAAGTGGGACCATCGACATCTCTATTATCATTCTGGATGTAAATGATAATACTCCCATATTCACACAAGAGCGTTATGTCGGGAAGGTTCTGGAAAACATTCCAGAAGGCTCTGTGGTTCTGACTGTGCTGGCAAATGATCCGGATGCAGGAGTCAATGGAGACATTTCCTATCAACTTAGCGAAGCAGTGGGACAGAGCTACTCAGCATTTACGATTGATCCTAAAACTGGTGAAATTAAACTCACAAAACCTCTGGACTTTGAGGCAGCACAAATGCATGAGCTCACTGTAAGGGCCACAGATGGTGGAGGGCTCTCAGCCATCTGCAAAGTGCTGGTGGAGGTGGTGGATGTGAATGACAATgccccagagctggtggtcAGTTCCTTCAGCAGTCCCCTCCCCGAGAACACAGTGCCCGGCACGGTGGTTGCCCTGTTTACGGTCAGGGACCGGGACTCTGGTGCCAACGGGAAGATCTCCTGTGGCCTGCAGGATCAGCTCTTCTTCTCCCTGCGGCCGGCCTATAAGAATTACTATGAGCTGGTGACAGTGAGCGCGCTGGACCGCGAGGAGACGCCTCAGTACGTCCTGAGTGTCACGGCAGCAGATGCGGGCTCGCCTCCTCTCAGCACCACGCAGACCTTCACCGTGGACATCTCCGACGTCAACGACAACGCCCCCGTCTTCAACCAGACCTCCTACACCATGTACGTGCGGGAGAACAACGTCCCCACGGTGTTTGTTGGGGCCGTGAGCGCTGCAGATGCTGACGTGGGGCTCAATGCCAAGGTGACCTattccctggcagcagagcaagggCCAGAGCGGCCCTGGTGCTCCTGCATCTCGGTGAACTCGGAGACGGGACACGTGTTTGTGCTGCGGCCCCTGGACTACGAGCACTTGAGGCAGACCGAGGTGACGGTCAGTGCCTCTGACGCGGGCTCTCCTCCCCTCCGAGCCAACGTCAGCGTCCGCCTTGTGGTGCTGGACGAGAACGACAACGCCCCGCTCGTGCTCTACCCGGCCCCCGAGAGCAGCCCGGCCTCCAGTGAGCTGGTGCCCGTGTCGGCTGAGGCGGGCTACCTCATCGGCAAAGTGGTGGCCGTCGATGCCGACTCGGGACAGAACTCCTGGCTCTCCTACCACCTGCTGAGGGCCACCGACCCAGGCCTGTTTTCCGTGGGCCTCCAAAGCGGCGAGGTGCGTCTCAGGAGGCCGGTGACAGAGAGAGACAGCGTCAAGCAGAAGCTCCTTGTGCTGGTCAGAGACAACGGCAAGCCCCCGCTCTCAGCCACGGCAGCTCTCAGCGCTCTCCTGCTCAAGGACTTCTCCGACGTGCGCCTCCCGCACAGCAGCCCGGCCACCGAGGATCAGGCCGCCTCCCTCACCACCTATTTAATCATTGCCTTGGTCTTtgtctccctcctcttcctcatcacCACCGCAGCGCTGGTGGCTCgcaggctgtgcaggaggaaggagctgaaggCTGGCCACGTGCTCTATGCTGCCGACACCTTGCAGAGCGGCCTGGCCGATGCAGCCGCTGCTGCAGGGACCCTGCCCCGCCCCTATTGCTACGAGATCAGCCTCACCACGGGCTCGGGCAACAGCGAGTTCAGATTCCTCAAGCccatcctgcccagcctgcccccaCAGCACTGCGCCgtgggccagggcccccaggAGCAACAGGATTTCCCTGCTGGCCCTGTCAGCAGCGAGGACACGGCCCCAGACAGTGCTGGCACTCTCTCTGCAGGACAGTTCAACGCTCTTTCCTTTGACTAGCTGGGCTCTGCACAGACTGAGGTTTTACTGCTCTTAGTAGAAAGGGATTCAGGCTGCAACCTGTGCCACTGATTTGTCCCAAGAAAACCTGTGTTTTCAAGTGGCATAACTATTTTCCCTCATATTCTGTGTCAGAAAAATAGTTTTCAGCTTCTCcaaaaacagaaagaagaaaacagaagaaaggtTCTCACTTCATCAATATCATACTTTAGTTCTTGTATGGTCATTTTTGATAGGGTTTATGAATGGAGTTACCACTCCTTCTACCCTCCTCTCTCTTACTATCTGACTAGGCCATGAAACTCCTATGGATTTCTATAACACAATGGTCGAGTTGAGCAGACAAATCTCACATTTGCTGAATTGGCACCAAAGCCCTTTTCCCTGCCCAGAAAAGCCAGATCGTACAAAATCGTTTCTCACGATGCTCTGTTAGCATgggacattttttttctggggttCTGGATGTCTCTGTCTGAGATGTGCAGGCTCAGTGTGTTATGCTTTTTCTCAGTATGTCTGTCTGTTTGACCGTTGTGAAACTACTGTTGTTTCACTATTTCTTCCCTAGGAAGGGGTGAATTTGTCCTATCCAGCCATTGCAACGTTGTCAATTCCAGCTCTGTAGAGTGAAAGGCTATTTTGACCCTATGAGTACAGGGGTCTCATCTTCTCCAAGGCAGAGAAGAGCCGGAAACTGCACAACAAAATCTTCCTTTGGCCCATGTGTGGGTTTGGTGTTCTGTCCCACTCAGAGTGTCTTGGAAGTACAGTACTAGAAGATGTGTTAGGGTAGGCTGTAACTGTAGAGAGTCTTTGTGTGCATGAAAAGGTCACATGTCCATTATAGATAATTTCCTGAAGATAAAATCAGGAACTTGAAAACAGGACTTTGAGTTTGGTTTCCTCATTCATCTTTCTGAATTCAGGGGCTTCTTGTTGGGAGTAGAAGACTGTCCCTCCAGGATACTGTTCATTTGTGTTAGAACGTTTGCATTCCCATTTTTGccatttctccttctcccttctGAAATGTACAGAGCATTACTTTGCAGTTTCCTGTAGAGAAGGACTGCTACCTCCTCTAGAATGACTGGCTGTGATGCATGAAATACTCGGAAAGCCTCTCTCACACTGTGATGTGCTGAAGTTATACAGTTTAACATTAAAAATTGGTAAAATTGTCGattaaaaagtgaaaagatGTGTAATACTGAAATAAAGAGAATACTCAGACTGCTTAAGTGGAGACAGGTTTTTTTCTAGAGACATTGTTTCTGGTAAGGTCCTTGAAAGACATTTCGAAATTGCGCAACTTCTCACTGTGTCCCCGGGTCTTTAGCAATGTTGGGTGGGTAGAGCGCCTGAGCATGCAGGTGCAGCCGGGAGTGTTCATTTGCATGTCCGGGATGTCACCATCGCCCTCCTTCCGCTCGGTTTCTCCTGCTGAGGAATGAGACTCCTCTGTCCTTCTGGGTTGAGCCTGGTCTTTGGGCTGCCCTGGTTAAGGCGGCGTTGCGGCGCCGGCCCCGGGTTTCTCGCTGCCTTCGGGATcgcgggccgggccgagcgGCAGCGCGGgctgcgggcggcggcggctgcagTCCCAGCGCGCACCGCTGGGTGGTGCCCTCGGCCAAGGCGGCGCCGAGCGGCTGCGGCAGCGGAGGCGGCCGAGCCCGGAGCGCCACAGCCCGAGCGAGctcggcccagcccagcccagcccagctcaggtcAGTTCAGCTCAGATCAGCTTAGACCAGCCCAGCGCAGCCGGGAGGAGGTGGCAGCGGCTGCGGCAGCGAGCGCTGCCCCATGTCACCCGCTGCCGGCACACCCCGGCTGCCTTACGGGCCGCCGGCCGCAAGCTCAGACAGCGAGGGAAGGCGCCCGCCCCGCACTTCGCCGCTCGCCGCCCGGAATCGCCCGGGACACCCGCCGCGACACCGAcaccggccgccgccgccgccgccgccgccgcgccatGGCGCTCGCAAGGCAAgtgctttgtgtgtgtgctttgctGGGGCTGCCGCTCGCTCGCGCCGAGCCCATCCGCTACTCCGTAGCCGAGGAGGCGGAAAGCGGCTCCCTGGTGGGCGAGCTGGCGGAGGACGCGGGGCTGACGCCGGCGCAGCTCTCGGCTCGCCGCGCCCGCCTGGTCTCGGAGGACGGCCGGCAGCATTTTCGCCTCGAGCGCGCCTCCGGCCGCCTCGTCGTGGCGGGGAGGCTCGACCGGGAGGAGCTGTGCGCCCAGTCCCACACCTGCATGCTCCCCTtcgagctgctgctctccaaccCCCTGCAGTTCTTTCGGGTCGAGGTCACTCTCCAGGATATCAATGACCATTCTCCTGTCTTCCCCGAAGATCAAGTCAGTTTTGACATCCTGGAAAGGAGCGACCCAGGTTCTCTTTTCCCTATTGAGGCTGCTCAGGACCTCGATATTGGCagcaacacagtccaggagtaCAGCATTAATCCCGAGAATGAATATTTTAGTGTCTCATACGGAAGTCAGATCACAGGCAAGAAGTATCTTGAACTTGTATTGGAAAAGCCACTAGacagagaggagcaggcagagatgaGTTTCAGTCTGATTGCCATGGATGGGGGCACTCCTCCCAAGAGTGGGACCACCCAAGTGAAAATTGTCATTCTGGATGTAAATGACAATGCTCCCATGTTCACACAGGAGGAGTACATAGGGCAGGTTTTAGAGAACACACCAGAGGGCTCTGTGGTTCTGACTGTTTTGGCAAAAGATAAGGATGCAGGTGTTAATGGGGATGTTTCCTATCAACTCAGTCAAGCAGTGGGTCAGAGTGAATCAGCATTTGTGATTGATCCCATAACTGGTGAAATTAAACTCACAAAACCTCTGGACTTTGAAGCAGCACAAATGCATGAGCTGATTGTGAAGGCCAGAGATGGTGGAGGGCTCTCAGCCATCTGCAAGGTGTTGGTGGAGGTGGTGGATGTGAATGACAATgccccagagctggtggtcAGTTCCTTCAGCAGTCCCCTCCCCGAGAACACAGTGCCCGGCACGGTGGTTGCCCTGTTTACGGTCAGGGACCGGGACTCTGGTGCCAACGGGAAGATCTCCTGTGGCCTGCAGGATCAGCTCTTCTTCTCCCTGCGGCCGGCCTATAAGAATTACTATGAGCTGGTGACAGTGAGCGCGCTGGACCGCGAGGAGACGCCTCAGTACGTCCTGAGTGTCACGGCAGCAGATGCGGGCTCGCCTCCTCTCAGCACCACGCAGACCTTCACCGTGGACATCTCCGACGTCAACGACAACGCCCCCGTCTTCAACCAGACCTCCTACACCATGTACGTGCGGGAGAACAACGTCCCCACGGTGTTTGTTGGGGCCGTGAGCGCTGCAGATGCTGACGTGGGGCTCAATGCCAAGGTGACCTattccctggcagcagagcaagggCCAGAGCGGCCCTGGTGCTCCTGCATCTCGGTGAACTCGGAGACGGGACACGTGTTTGTGCTGCGGCCCCTGGACTACGAGCACTTGAGGCAGACCGAGGTGACGGTCAGTGCCTCTGACGCGGGCTCTCCTCCCCTCCGAGCCAACGTCAGCGTCCGCCTTGTGGTGCTGGACGAGAACGACAACGCCCCGCTCGTGCTCTACCCGGCCCCCGAGAGCAGCCCGGCCTCCAGTGAGCTGGTGCCCGTGTCGGCTGAGGCGGGCTACCTCATCAGCAAAGTGGTGGCCGTCGATGCCGACTCGGGACAGAACTCCTGGCTCTCCTACCACCTGCTGAGGGCCACCGACCCAGGCCTGTTTTCCGTGGGCCTCCAAAGCGGCGAGGTGCGTCTCAGGAGGCCGGTGACAGAGAGAGACAGCGTCAAGCAGAAGCTCCTTGTGCTGGTCAGAGACAACGGCAAGCCCCCGCTCTCAGCCACGGCAGCTCTCAGCGCTCTCCTGCTCAAGGACTTCTCCGACGTGCGCCTCCCGCACAGCAGCCCGGCCACCGAGGATCAGGCCGCCTCCCTCACCACCTATTTAATCATTGCCTTGGTCTTtgtctccctcctcttcctcatcacCACCGCAGCGCTGGTGGCTCgcaggctgtgcaggaggaaggagctgaaggCTGGCCACGTGCTCTATGCTGCCGACACCTTGCAGAGCGGCCTGGCCGATGCAGCCGCTGCTGCAGGGACCCTGCCCCGCCCCTATTGCTACGAGATCAGCCTCACCACGGGCTCGGGCAACAGCGAGTTCAGATTCCTCAAGCccatcctgcccagcctgcccccaCAGCACTGCGCCGtgggccagggcccccatgAGGAACAGGATTTCCCCGCTGGCCCTGTCAGCAGCGAGGACGTGGCCCCAGACAGTGCTGGCACTCTCTCTGCAGGACAGTTCAATGCTCTTTCCTTTGACTAGCTGGGCTCTGAACAGACTGAGGCTTCATGGGTCTTGGGAGGAAGATATCCAGGCTCCAGCATGTGGCAATTTTTTCTCAAGCGTTGATCTGTGTTTGCAGGTGGATCAACCAACTTTCTGAAAGTTCTATTCAGAATAAATGCAATCTGCCACTCCCAATACATCGATGGAAGTACAAGAGGTCAAGGTTCACTCACTTTTTTTAGTCATTTGTTTCAGCGCTTTAACTGCTATTTCTTACAGGCTTCATGGATGCAGGTAGcactcacagctctgctgttctTTCTCTTGCTGTCTGACAAGTCAGAGGACCTTTTTATTCTGACCTTTAAACAATGTCACTGTGGGCCAAACAAGTCATATcctcactgaaatgcaaaaaggTTTTCTCGTACTTCAGGAAAGCAAGGAACTTGCTAGTGCTGAGTCACAATGCCATGTGAGCCCTAGGCTCTTTCTTCCCTGGACTATTGATGTCTCTGTCTGAGATGTGGCCTATCTGTGCTTTACTTTTTCTCACTACAACAGACAAGACAAGCTTCCTTGTTCATTCAGACACTGAATATCAGCAGATGcttcagccctgctgcctggTGAAGGCAGTTGCTCCCACCCTGCCATTGCAacacaggcagtgccagctgagCAGGGAACAAGGTGATTTGGACCACTTTGATACAGCAGTCTCATCTTCCTTATCTAGCTCAGATTAGAGCAGCAAAATGCCTTCCTTTGGCTTACAAGAAGAGTTTGGATGTTCTGTCACCTCAGGATACCCTTGGAAATAGAGGAGCACAGTGTTAGAGTAGACTGTAACTGAACAGAGCTGTAGGAACATGTTCATTGTCTTTGGCCGCATTGAAGGAAAACTCCACAGATACCACAAGGGAACTATTGGAAGGTAGAGTCAAgaagaactttttaaaaaagatgttGATTTTGGTCTTTTCATAGCTGTTCCTGAATCCCAAGGTTTCTTGAAGGGAATGGAAAGCTGTCCCCACCTGATTATCTGTGTTAGTATCAGAGCATTTGCATTCTCATGTTTGCCATTTCTCCTCTGAAATGTACTGAGCACGTACTGACCCTGTTCATCTAGAGAAAGACTGCCACCCCATCTAGAATAGCTGGTTAGATGAATGATGACTGTGATGCATGAAATACTCGGAAAGATTCCCTCATGCTGGGATGTGCTGAAGTTATACAGTTTAACATTATAAATTATTGTAATTGTGGgatttaaaagtgaaaaaatgtgTGATACTAAAATAAAGAGAACACCCTGACAGCTTAAGTGGAGACAGAAGTCTTGTAGACACGTTATTTCTGGTAAAGCCCTTTCAAGACTTTTGGAATTGTGCACCCTACCTTCTCGCGGTGTCGCCTTGTATGCAGCAACATTGGATGGCTACAGTTCCTGAGCACGGAGATGCAGCCGGGAGTGTTCATTGGGAGGCCGATGCTGTCACCCTCGCTCTATCATTGTGCTGTTTCTCCTGCTGAGGGATGAGGCTCTGTGCTTCTGGGTTGAGCCTGGTCTTTGGGCTGCCCTGGTTAAGGCCGCGTtgcggtgccggccccgggtTTCTCGCTGCGGCTTCGGGATcgcgggccgggccgagcgGCAGCGCGGgctgcgggcggcggcggctgcagTCCCAGCGCGCACCGCTGGGTGGTGCCCTCGGCCAAGGCGGCGCCGAGCGGCTGCGGCAGCGGAGGCGGCCGAGCCCGGAGCTCCACAGCCCGAgcgagctcagcccagcccagcccggcccagcccagcccagttcAGCTCAGTTCAGTTCCGCTTAGACCAGCCCAGCGCAGCCGGGAGGAGGTGGCAGCGGCTGCGGCAGCGAGCGCTGCCCCGTGTCACCCGCTGCCGGCACACCCCGGCTGCCTTACGGGCCGCCGGCCGCAATCTCAGACAGCGAGGGAAGGCGCCCGCCCCGCACTTCGCCGCTCGCCGCCCGGAATTGCCCGGGACACCCGCCGCGACACCGACACCGAcaccggccgccgccgccgccgccgccgccgcgccatGGCGCTCGCAAGGCAAgtgctttgtgtgtgtgctttgctGGGGCTGCCGCTCGCTCGCGCCGAGCCCATCCGCTACTCCGTAGCCGAGGAGGCGGAAAGCGGCTCCCTGGTGGGCGAGCTGGCGGAGGACGCGGGGCTGACGCCGGCGCAGCTCTGGGCTCGCCGCGCCCGCCTGGTCTCGGAGGACGGCCGGCAGCATTTTCGCTTCGAGCGCGCCTCCGGCCGCCTCGTCGTG
The Agelaius phoeniceus isolate bAgePho1 chromosome 15, bAgePho1.hap1, whole genome shotgun sequence genome window above contains:
- the LOC143695270 gene encoding protocadherin beta-4-like, with product MALARQVLCVCALLGLPLARAEPIRYSVAEEAESGSLVGELAEDAGLTPAQLSARRARLVSEDGRQHFRLERASGRLVVAGRLDREELCAQSHTCMLPFELLLSNPLQFFRVEVTLQDINDHSPVFPEDQVSFDILERSDPGSLFPIEAAQDLDIGSNTVQEYSINPENEYFSVSYGSQITGKKYLELVLEKPLDREEQAEMSFSLIAMDGGTPPKSGTTQVKIVILDVNDNAPMFTQEEYIGQVLENTPEGSVVLTVLAKDKDAGVNGDVSYQLSQAVGQSESAFVIDPITGEIKLTKPLDFEAAQMHELIVKARDGGGLSAICKVLVEVVDVNDNAPELVVSSFSSPLPENTVPGTVVALFTVRDRDSGANGKISCGLQDQLFFSLRPAYKNYYELVTVSALDREETPQYVLSVTAADAGSPPLSTTQTFTVDISDVNDNAPVFNQTSYTMYVRENNVPTVFVGAVSAADADVGLNAKVTYSLAAEQGPERPWCSCISVNSETGHVFVLRPLDYEHLRQTEVTVSASDAGSPPLRANVSVRLVVLDENDNAPLVLYPAPESSPASSELVPVSAEAGYLISKVVAVDADSGQNSWLSYHLLRATDPGLFSVGLQSGEVRLRRPVTERDSVKQKLLVLVRDNGKPPLSATAALSALLLKDFSDVRLPHSSPATEDQAASLTTYLIIALVFVSLLFLITTAALVARRLCRRKELKAGHVLYAADTLQSGLADAAAAAGTLPRPYCYEISLTTGSGNSEFRFLKPILPSLPPQHCAVGQGPHEEQDFPAGPVSSEDVAPDSAGTLSAGQFNALSFD
- the LOC129126682 gene encoding protocadherin beta-4-like, with translation MALARQVLCVCALLGLPLARAEPIRYSVAEEAESGSLVGELAEDAGLTPAQLSARRARLVSEDGRQHFRFERASGRLVVAGRLDREELCAQSHTCMLPFELLLSNPLQFFRVEVTLQDINDHSPVFREDRVSFKILETSEPGSHFALEVARDLDTGRNTIQEYSIVPVNEYFSVSHGSRANGDKYLELVLEKPLDREEQAEMSFSIIAVDGGSPPRSGTIDISIIILDVNDNTPIFTQERYVGKVLENIPEGSVVLTVLANDPDAGVNGDISYQLSEAVGQSYSAFTIDPKTGEIKLTKPLDFEAAQMHELTVRATDGGGLSAICKVLVEVVDVNDNAPELVVSSFSSPLPENTVPGTVVALFTVRDRDSGANGKISCGLQDQLFFSLRPAYKNYYELVTVSALDREETPQYVLSVTAADAGSPPLSTTQTFTVDISDVNDNAPVFNQTSYTMYVRENNVPTVFVGAVSAADADVGLNAKVTYSLAAEQGPERPWCSCISVNSETGHVFVLRPLDYEHLRQTEVTVSASDAGSPPLRANVSVRLVVLDENDNAPLVLYPAPESSPASSELVPVSAEAGYLIGKVVAVDADSGQNSWLSYHLLRATDPGLFSVGLQSGEVRLRRPVTERDSVKQKLLVLVRDNGKPPLSATAALSALLLKDFSDVRLPHSSPATEDQAASLTTYLIIALVFVSLLFLITTAALVARRLCRRKELKAGHVLYAADTLQSGLADAAAAAGTLPRPYCYEISLTTGSGNSEFRFLKPILPSLPPQHCAVGQGPQEQQDFPAGPVSSEDTAPDSAGTLSAGQFNALSFD
- the LOC143695281 gene encoding protocadherin beta-7-like, translated to MALARQVLCVCALLGLPLARAEPIRYSVAEEAESGSLVGELAEDAGLTPAQLSARRARLVSEDGRQHFRFERASGRLVVAGRLDREELCAQSDTCMLPLELLLSNPLQFFRVEVTLDDINDHSPVFRDERVSFRIPEMTEPGSRFSLEGAQDLDIGSNTVQQYSISPENEYFSVSYGSRSEDDKYIELVLKKPLDREEEEEMIFFLIAVDGGSPPRSGSTEVKIVILDVNDNAPKFTQEVYIGKVLENMPEGSVVLTVLATDPDAGVNGDISYTFSQGVGQSESAFVIDPKTGEIKLTKPLDFEAAEHHELRVTATDGGGLSAICKVLVEVVDVNDNAPELVVSSFSSPLPENTVPGTVVALFTVRDRDSGANGKISCGLQDQLFFSLRPAYKNYYELVTVSALDREETPQYVLSVTAADAGSPPLSTTQTFTVDISDVNDNAPVFNQTSYTMYVRENNVPTVFVGAVSAADADVGLNAKVTYSLAAEQGPERPWCSCISVNSETGHVFVLRPLDYEHLRQTEVTVSASDAGSPPLRANVSVRLVVLDENDNAPLVLYPAPESSPASSELVPVSAEAGYLISKVVAVDADSGQNSWLSYHLLRATDPGLFSVGLQSGEVRLRRPVTERDSVKQKLLVLVRDNGKPPLSATAALSALLLKDFSDVRLPHSSPATDDQAASLTTYLIIALVFVSLLFLISTAALVARRLCRRKELKAGHVLYAADTLQSGLADAAAAAGTLPRPYCYEISLTTGSGNSEFRFLKPILPSLPPQHCAVGQGPHEEQDFPAGPVSSEDMAPDNAGTLSAAQFNALSFD